The following proteins are co-located in the Lacticaseibacillus paracasei subsp. paracasei genome:
- a CDS encoding ABC transporter ATP-binding protein, translating to MKVTFKDVTMSYDGKTDTLKDLNFTIPDGTLVSLLGPSGGGKTTTLNLISGLLSPTAGQIFFGDTDVTKKDALARKVGMVFQNYSLYPHLSVLDNIAFPLKMAKVSKAERHAKAKDLAKLVHVEDQLDKKPGALSGGQQQRVAIARALAKSPSLLLLDEPLSNLDARLRIEMREEIRRIQRETGVTTIFVTHDQDEALHISDNIMVLANGSIQQFSSPQKLYERPNNLFVAKFIGEPVINTLPAQALTTDLASAVSEDILKQAVTAGIRSEAIIPYDAGDNVLAKLHGKITQSSKYGREATADITYNGEHLLSTEMAGVAANQPDLDFYLTKSGFFLFDQSGALIFGGESHAE from the coding sequence TTGAAAGTTACTTTCAAGGACGTCACGATGTCCTACGATGGCAAGACAGATACCCTGAAGGATCTGAACTTTACCATTCCCGATGGCACGCTGGTTTCCCTGCTGGGTCCTTCCGGCGGCGGTAAAACCACGACCCTAAATCTCATTTCCGGATTGTTGTCCCCAACCGCTGGGCAAATCTTTTTTGGTGATACAGATGTGACTAAAAAAGATGCCTTAGCGCGTAAAGTTGGGATGGTATTTCAGAACTACAGTCTGTATCCGCATTTGTCAGTGTTGGACAATATCGCCTTTCCACTGAAAATGGCCAAGGTCAGCAAGGCTGAACGGCACGCCAAAGCCAAGGATCTTGCCAAACTGGTTCATGTTGAGGATCAGCTTGATAAGAAACCAGGGGCACTTTCTGGCGGCCAGCAACAGCGTGTCGCTATCGCACGTGCCTTAGCCAAGTCCCCTAGCCTATTGTTGCTAGATGAACCGTTGTCAAACCTTGACGCCCGGCTTCGAATTGAGATGCGCGAAGAAATTCGCCGAATTCAACGCGAAACCGGTGTTACCACGATTTTCGTGACCCATGACCAAGATGAAGCATTGCACATTTCTGATAACATCATGGTTTTGGCAAATGGTTCGATACAACAGTTCAGTTCCCCCCAAAAACTATACGAGCGACCGAACAATTTGTTCGTTGCTAAGTTTATCGGTGAGCCTGTGATCAACACCTTGCCAGCACAAGCGTTGACAACTGATCTAGCTAGCGCTGTGTCAGAAGATATTTTGAAGCAGGCAGTCACCGCAGGGATCCGTAGTGAAGCCATCATCCCTTATGATGCCGGCGACAATGTCCTAGCCAAGCTTCATGGCAAGATCACGCAAAGTTCTAAATATGGGCGGGAAGCTACAGCCGATATTACTTATAACGGCGAGCACCTGTTGTCAACAGAAATGGCTGGTGTCGCAGCTAATCAACCAGATCTGGATTTCTATCTCACCAAGTCGGGTTTCTTTCTTTTTGACCAATCCGGCGC
- a CDS encoding GNAT family N-acetyltransferase, which translates to MIIRPSKPDDAPQVAPLIDIVFTEMEIPQLMKVPKKTLYSVLEQAFLLPTYRYGYPQMLVADQDGQIEGIAVGYLHEQEAHIDDALKPLLPKLGLTPNSSLFSDTETYAGEWYLDTLAVAETAQGHGIGTKLLNAVDTVARARHAKVVSLNVDQQNPRAKKLYERNGFLKHGELMIGSHRYDHMLRPVVGEEV; encoded by the coding sequence TTGATAATACGTCCAAGCAAACCGGACGATGCGCCGCAAGTAGCACCGTTGATCGATATTGTGTTTACGGAGATGGAAATTCCTCAGTTAATGAAGGTTCCTAAGAAGACCCTGTATTCGGTTTTGGAACAAGCCTTTTTACTGCCAACTTACCGGTACGGTTACCCGCAAATGTTGGTGGCTGATCAGGACGGTCAGATTGAAGGGATTGCTGTTGGCTATTTGCATGAGCAGGAAGCCCATATCGACGATGCTTTAAAACCGTTGTTGCCTAAGCTGGGATTGACCCCAAATTCATCGCTTTTTTCAGACACCGAAACTTATGCCGGCGAGTGGTATTTAGATACGCTAGCAGTCGCCGAGACAGCGCAGGGACATGGGATCGGAACCAAATTATTAAACGCAGTCGATACGGTTGCCCGGGCTCGGCACGCTAAAGTGGTTAGTCTGAACGTGGATCAGCAGAATCCGCGGGCTAAAAAGTTATATGAGCGCAATGGTTTTCTTAAACACGGCGAGTTGATGATTGGCAGTCATCGATATGATCATATGCTGCGGCCGGTTGTAGGCGAGGAAGTTTAA
- a CDS encoding Cof-type HAD-IIB family hydrolase: MIKLIASDMDGTLLNDKMEVSDENAQAIRDAQAAGIEFMVATGRGVTKATPLLAAQDLKPAFITLNGAMVFDEAGELVVTIPIASDLSDFIVETLQKDDIYFEIITNKGVFSDSRVKRIQNVADLLVDLNPDTTYKLAVALAAARLEIMNINYVSDYKELLADPTIQVMKIIAFTGEQRDILKAPAKVFDATGKLSVTSSSANNIEVNNIKAQKGYAVEAFAKQRGITMDEVMTIGDNLNDASMIKMAKYGMAMGNAIPEITKLAWGSTATNSENGVAQAIRKAIRINKAEKSNAQF, from the coding sequence ATGATCAAACTTATCGCATCAGACATGGATGGCACACTTTTAAACGACAAAATGGAAGTTTCGGACGAAAACGCCCAAGCCATTCGTGACGCGCAAGCCGCTGGTATCGAATTTATGGTCGCAACTGGCCGCGGCGTCACCAAAGCTACACCGTTACTTGCCGCCCAAGATCTCAAACCAGCATTCATTACACTCAACGGCGCCATGGTTTTTGATGAGGCTGGCGAATTGGTGGTCACGATTCCAATTGCTAGTGACCTAAGCGATTTCATTGTCGAGACCTTGCAAAAGGACGACATCTATTTTGAAATCATCACCAACAAAGGCGTCTTTTCGGACAGCCGCGTCAAACGTATTCAAAATGTTGCCGATCTATTGGTTGATCTCAACCCAGATACAACCTACAAACTGGCGGTTGCGCTCGCAGCTGCACGGCTGGAAATCATGAACATCAATTACGTTAGTGACTATAAAGAACTGCTAGCCGACCCTACTATCCAAGTGATGAAAATCATTGCGTTTACTGGCGAGCAACGCGATATTTTGAAAGCACCAGCGAAGGTTTTTGATGCCACCGGTAAATTAAGTGTCACCTCAAGCTCCGCGAATAACATTGAGGTCAACAACATCAAAGCGCAAAAAGGTTATGCTGTTGAAGCTTTCGCTAAGCAACGCGGTATTACCATGGATGAGGTCATGACAATCGGCGATAACTTGAATGACGCCAGCATGATCAAAATGGCCAAATATGGCATGGCGATGGGAAACGCCATCCCCGAAATCACCAAGCTCGCATGGGGCAGTACTGCCACTAATAGCGAAAACGGCGTTGCTCAGGCAATTCGCAAAGCCATTCGCATTAATAAGGCGGAAAAATCAAACGCTCAATTCTAA
- a CDS encoding uracil-DNA glycosylase, whose translation MKTLIHNDWQTVLEPVFESPEYAQLHAFLKEEYATKTIYPEMHHIFQAFEWTPFHDVKVVILGQDPYHNPRQAVGASFAVAPGVALPPSLQNIYKELQSDLGYPPVHHGYLKAWADQGVLLLNAVLTVQAGEAYSHQNHGWEELTDAAIAALSARGGVVFILWGNAAKKKAAVIDTSKNAIIASAHPSPLSASRGFFGSRPFSRTNAALEKMGEAPINWQLPETVKAD comes from the coding sequence TTGAAAACATTAATACATAATGACTGGCAGACGGTGCTGGAACCGGTATTTGAAAGTCCTGAGTATGCTCAACTGCATGCGTTCTTAAAAGAAGAATACGCGACAAAAACGATTTACCCTGAAATGCACCATATTTTTCAGGCATTCGAATGGACACCTTTCCATGATGTGAAGGTGGTCATTCTAGGCCAGGACCCTTACCACAATCCGCGGCAGGCGGTTGGTGCGAGCTTTGCGGTGGCACCCGGTGTCGCTTTGCCGCCGTCTCTGCAAAACATTTATAAAGAGTTGCAAAGCGATTTAGGCTATCCACCGGTCCATCATGGTTATTTGAAGGCGTGGGCGGACCAAGGCGTTCTATTGTTGAATGCCGTTTTGACGGTACAAGCCGGCGAAGCCTATTCCCATCAGAATCATGGCTGGGAAGAGTTGACAGATGCTGCCATTGCTGCCTTGTCTGCACGCGGCGGCGTTGTGTTCATCCTGTGGGGGAACGCGGCCAAAAAAAAGGCGGCCGTGATTGATACGAGCAAGAACGCGATTATTGCATCAGCGCACCCAAGCCCGTTATCTGCATCTCGTGGCTTCTTTGGCAGTCGCCCGTTTTCGCGCACCAATGCGGCACTAGAAAAAATGGGCGAGGCCCCGATTAATTGGCAGTTACCAGAAACGGTGAAGGCGGATTAA
- the pta gene encoding phosphate acetyltransferase, translated as MDLFESLKDKINGKNLRIVFPEGEDPRVLGAAVRLAADGLIQAIVLGNPDKIQTLAAAKSWDLSKLTVHDPANDDIHAKMVAAFVERRKGKATPEQAEKIVQDANYFGTMLVYMKEADGMVSGAVHSTADTVRPALQIIKTRPGVHLVSGAFIMQRGRDERYLFADNAINIDPDADQLAEIAVESAKTAALFDIEPPRVALLSFSTKGSAKGLQVDKVVEATKKAHELAPDLALDGELQFDAAFVPSVAKQKAPDSKVAGEANVFIFPELQSGNIGYKIAQRFGGFEAIGPILQGLNQPVSDLSRGANEEDVYKLAIITAAQTLL; from the coding sequence TTGGACCTATTTGAAAGTTTAAAAGACAAGATTAATGGCAAAAATTTACGGATTGTATTTCCGGAGGGCGAAGATCCGCGCGTTTTGGGCGCAGCAGTTCGGCTCGCAGCTGACGGGTTGATACAGGCCATCGTGCTAGGTAATCCTGATAAGATTCAGACATTGGCAGCTGCTAAAAGCTGGGATCTCAGCAAGTTGACAGTTCACGATCCAGCCAACGATGACATTCACGCTAAAATGGTTGCGGCCTTCGTTGAGCGTCGCAAAGGCAAGGCAACCCCAGAACAGGCCGAAAAAATTGTTCAGGATGCCAATTATTTTGGTACGATGCTGGTTTACATGAAGGAAGCAGACGGTATGGTTTCAGGCGCAGTTCATTCAACGGCTGACACAGTCCGGCCTGCTTTGCAAATTATCAAGACGCGTCCTGGCGTGCATTTGGTCAGTGGTGCGTTCATTATGCAGCGTGGCCGTGACGAACGCTACTTATTCGCGGATAACGCCATCAACATTGATCCAGATGCTGATCAGCTGGCTGAAATTGCGGTTGAGTCAGCTAAAACCGCTGCCTTGTTTGATATCGAACCACCGCGCGTCGCCTTGCTGTCATTCTCAACCAAAGGCAGTGCTAAGGGACTGCAAGTAGATAAGGTAGTTGAAGCCACTAAGAAAGCTCATGAACTGGCACCTGATTTGGCCTTAGATGGTGAGTTACAATTTGATGCTGCTTTTGTCCCAAGCGTTGCCAAGCAAAAAGCCCCTGATTCCAAAGTGGCTGGGGAAGCGAATGTTTTCATTTTCCCTGAATTACAATCCGGTAATATTGGTTATAAGATTGCGCAACGATTCGGCGGGTTTGAAGCCATTGGCCCAATTTTGCAAGGTTTGAATCAGCCAGTTTCTGATTTGAGTCGTGGGGCAAATGAAGAGGATGTCTATAAGTTGGCCATTATTACAGCGGCCCAGACCTTGCTATGA
- the tsaE gene encoding tRNA (adenosine(37)-N6)-threonylcarbamoyltransferase complex ATPase subunit type 1 TsaE, with protein MTSLKKDFTSEAALQSFAASLGPQLQAGDVLLLDGDLGAGKTSFTKGLAKGLGITDYVKSPTFTIVREYRHGRLPLYHMDLYRLEDGGAEDLGLEEYFEGDGVSVVEWPDFLGLSEPETYLMIHFQKDDNEDTTRHLEFVPFGQHYENLLESL; from the coding sequence ATGACAAGTTTGAAAAAAGACTTCACTAGTGAGGCAGCCCTGCAATCCTTTGCGGCTTCACTGGGACCGCAGTTGCAAGCGGGAGACGTTTTGCTGCTGGATGGTGACTTGGGTGCTGGTAAAACTAGTTTCACCAAGGGCTTGGCAAAGGGCTTAGGCATCACCGATTACGTCAAAAGTCCAACATTTACAATTGTTCGCGAGTATCGTCATGGCCGATTACCGCTGTATCATATGGATCTGTATCGCTTAGAAGACGGTGGGGCCGAGGATCTCGGTCTTGAAGAGTACTTCGAAGGTGATGGGGTGTCTGTCGTGGAATGGCCGGATTTTTTGGGATTAAGTGAACCAGAGACCTATCTGATGATTCATTTTCAAAAAGATGACAATGAAGATACAACGCGGCATCTCGAATTTGTGCCGTTTGGCCAACACTATGAGAATTTACTCGAAAGCCTATGA